AAGAGAACAGTTTGCGACAGTTGTAAAAGCATGACTATTGCCATAGGAACTGCAAGTAGATGAACACAACTCTGAGGTATCAccacaagaaaagtaatttttttgagttttactCTCTTTTACCGGATGAAGTCCTGTTGACCCTGAACTGGCAGCAGACGTTATAAAACAGTATTCTGAAGGACACTGGTAAGcacatttttcactttctttacATTTTGGATTAAGTGAGACAGTAGTCTGTAACTCATCTTCAACTAGAAACGTCTCTCCCATTGTAGTtataacatcaggaaaaacagtccGTTTGGAGACTTTTGGGCCTTTTCTAGGTACTAAACTTGAGTCAGAGCAGtccattttgatttcatttgtatcAATGTAAGAATAAGGTACCACACCAGACAAATTATTAATGGACCTCTTGTCATCACGAAGTTCTCTATTCTCATTTCCAAAAGTTTGATTCTGGATGTCTTCATGTCTACTGCTGCATATGCTAGGCTGTGCTCGCTTCAGTTTAGGAGGTCTGAACCCTCTTATTTTGACTAAGGTGACATTGAGCTTTGGTCTTCCAGAAGGGTGTCTTCTGTGCCTTAATTgtccaaacatgtattttgactcTTTTCTCCGAGTCTGCTTTGTCATGAGCCTTGTAAGTAACTCTAACATCCCTGGATACAAGTCTGCAAGAGTTAcattgctccaggagcatccctcatctgcagactggtattcttccaagatactatcacaccaagttttattcagttctgggGAAGTCTGATGCCTGGGTATGGTGATTGTCTTTGTTGATATGGGAACATCAGAAAATCCTAACTGTGGAGGTCTGGATGAAGAACATTCATTTGAcaattctactttccttctgcaaacagcagcttggttgcctattaaaaaaacccaaccaaattaatgacaaaacaaaacaagaagaagaagaaaaaaagccccaaatctatTAGGGCACTTCCACTAATGTATATGACTTAGAAACAAGCCTTACTGTAATAGCatatttcattaagctttttttgccaggctaaatggattattaacatacaatctattaggaagaaaaaaataaaaggtttttcctaaccatattgatttcacagactacagaagacagaaaaaaggagaTGTGTTGGAGCCCCTCCCCCCATCTTAAAATAGcttgatagatagatagacagagatctaaaatgttttcattgtagaggaagactgctttgctcttcgtgatttctgatcagaaggaacagccttatccaacaggttttgttactctatttttatattactttaaagcattGTAGTTGGCTAGTACCAGCGCAGCTTTGCTTGCCACAAAGCATGATTaacataatgctttttgtagttgttaggcttgaagtatttacaccaaaattctattttaggtttgcatcaagtctggagaacttctgaaaaaaggaagtttactaGTAAAGTACCACTTGGAGTACCAGTTACCAGCCAACCCAAAGCCATTCATgacattccagaaacaaaaaactacgctttcatttaatggagcgtaatgcttctgaattttgtaactatgcattttcttttttcctggggctatttaagaaaagctgcttttatgtatacaagttatttattttctattttttcaaacacattttgccataagcaaaatcatgtctgtcttctcttcaagaATCCAGTCCGTTGAACTTTACTGTTGgataaacagtgcctctgtgttttcaatacattaaatatttctaataaattttaatagaaacatgttttgtaactaaaatatttgaccaacctccaaaagatttagctgtaccaatcagttcttgcactggtgaagctaaatgcagacctttTGATGAGCCTTgacattctctctgaaaaacaaacagaagacacacTCTAAtatcctcaattttttgcacattagaagtaacaaccaaaccttatgtgtgacttctcctactctctccttactataataggtcctgtatagttatggtcctaagggccttcgtaagtttcagacaaggaaggaaatgtctagtcagacttcagtaacaatttttaagagttagcagtttaatcttggaatggctatttatttttgcaaattctacattatgtgtcatagtttaatccctttcccaaatatgagaatccatacatggagatatatacatatatgtatatatacacctgGATAATTTATacatccctggcaacttgagtaggaaacagaagccataccatgtaacagaatccttcgtgcccctaatctcccttatccccaaacccaaaataaagctaaaactccctttttctctacaaccttcaaatttaggcttttcagaaaacttactGAAGTGAGGATCAACTcacacctcagggttcaaagaacaaagtagaaaaaaaaaaaaaaatggatgtaGTCTGCACTGTTTCTTACAAGTCATTGCTGTCAGAGACCTGAGATGCTGTGATATTTATGTAATTAGCAAGCAAGAGAGGAACAATGatagaacagcagagaagttgTATTAGAATTCATGGTGCTGCACAGTTAGAGAGCTCTTACTTTATTCTACTTAGCTAATAACTTAGAACAGGTGAAATATGTTACCATAATCCATCCGGGAATTTTTCTAACATTGTCTTGAACTATCACATccacttttactttctcttgtattttcccatcacGTACATGCAGATTCTTagtgggggaggagaaaaaacaaaaaagttaaattcaaaacacagaagatactgacactgacaaacccaaacaacattacttagatttgtttcaaactacTGTTATTCAGATGAGGATACCCAACCTGCatgaacttatttttaatgaatacattttatgctaaaaatagcCCAAGAGGGAACCCTATGTgaagacatattaaaaaaaaaaaaaaaaagagataaatagctagtttcttgatgcagcaaaaagcacacactgcctcagaagacctactgataaatacaaacccccaaaaccccaaacaacaaagaaaaaaaaaaaagagtcctagTGTTAGGTTACAAATCACtggtaattacagctgcaaatctttatatatatattattagtaTTCCCTGAGTTCATATACAAATTAAGGCCTACTCTGTAATTCACCTCtatgtaaaatctaaaagcatttggtgataaacagcaaatgttttccattagtgaaactcttgctttctgaagtggtttgtatTAGTTGTTGTCAGAGACATGACAATGCCTAGCACTATGctgaacaagcaaggacagtaaattcagttttcgtaattggtatttgagcaagcagaacacaggattagtatggctgcacacacacaatgtgtgttGTACTTCTCCGCATCAGTGTAACTGCTCTGGGTAGCCCATAGTCTAGTTTgggaaacaacagcaggatattccagtctgcttttgttatggtagccattatctcagatttatttatttatttttttaaaacaaaacaccatgttacTTGTTTATGTTAGGCTCTCAGGTGAATgaccatatttttataagttttttcattttgtgattcatctggttattctttttccatacctaTCGTAGCCTTTCTCAGAGTTGCCTGTTCTATGCAATACATTGTATTGCTTTCTCTGGTATACTAATAATACCAAGACAACatattacttcatattggccttcatgacattatttattgaacctctctcttgttatacttgctgaaaaaacacattaatatgcaggctacatggagtcttctgctgactgcatcaacaccacaggcatatgtaagctattcaaataattcaatcacgtctattgaacataaaattattccgttgcgttagacatcagaaatttttacctgtaagtgaaCGTCTcgaaattttcttcttactgaaactgtatcggtatcactttcttcacctacaatttgaaaataaatactaaataaaacctagttgaactcaaaaccaaaccagaaatgtttttaaacacaccctgtatgactcatttgctaacaggtttcattttagaaaactcttttctacactaaaactgtttatctgtattacctttccatttcaagtcaaatttaaaagcatggcttacagagtcctaagtggcatgagtggaacaaagagtggagataacttgtttgcaaccagttcttcaagatttacgctaacaatttcagatgggaaatattttctaagtactgaacggcaagattcactattaattaaggtatcattcccacttatttcctactacattcctaaatttcccaacaaagacagtgaggaccttctactatgcttccttttcctagttgcttcttGTCAAGAGTGCCTTAGAactgccaaggcaagaaataagacagacttaataatattaaaaagcaagtccaaatcttccaacttaatttttaggtattctatgtggtatgtttgtgaatgaaacacaataaagcatttctttgctaggtgtatcagaccttccaattcatcactagctaaagccttagtctttcatgatcagaaaacatgtagctgcattctaagttctcatttctgaaattccctggctgttatatcgttgtcccatgatcgtgttcatcacagggagggaaaggggaaaggagaatacccctgaaaatggaaaaaaagagtgaaagatctggttATGATACCTACGACATCGCTGCCTCTTGACACTATCCCTAAATTATCAAAAAgcgaatgaaaatatattccaacttatcccatcttccgtttttgtcccctgtcactgcagtcgtcacctaaagctttgtggacacctgctgccatagagctaaaataaagacacatatgaaagaaactgtatctttgtgggaaacaacacaatttcacatcatctggtgaaaatgttgagcaaaCGGAGGGTCGTCTTTGACAGtttacctgaccccagcagaattgttttattagaactgaaacccatacttgtcagattatcaaagtttcttcccacatgactaaaagaaaaaaaagttatcactttatccacaggaaaccagttaccaagcatcaatagtggaggaagcagtgaaaatgttaatgttatcatctggaaaagtttcagcctccaattgctgctctaacagctgatactcgctttctgccattcagtattctttatccagtagaactgggcacaaatctggcacactgctccctaaacggtcagaaattactagactgctatagaaatgagaggttctTGTATAAAGGTAACTCAAGTGTCCAAGAATGGTTGACTCCATCATGTCAATTACAAGTTCTTAGAAATAGGTTGTATCATACAACAAGTTGATCTGCATACAAACTGAATATCCTTCTAGgtgtgaaacatcacaaaagtgtaattttaaatatgttttcaatgtattgtcaatcatacttcaaatcactagaacgttattagcagaggatcacggcacagcacaaaacagaaaaaaaaatcaagtatctgCTCCAGGGatccctgaagtgtttttaagggcCAAACGGGAAATTCAGGAACACCTTTGATGctcaagtgcaggagagagaggaaaaatgaaaacttccacctttctctctgaaaaatttgaccaataatacaggaagttatttcactggaaatgcactCAATACAATGTCATCTAAAGGATATATCACTACCTAAAAGAGATATCTTACAGAAGAATTGAACATATTAGTAGGGAGGTAACTGTAATTATTAAGTTTTGACTTTGATACAATCTTCTGAACTTGAATACACTTAGATAAATATACAACGCAGAttgaactttcccctttctctccaaattaattattctgtgatactacccTAATAGATACAGGGAATTGTTCAGATATCACTATAATTTGCTGTGCTACttcctgtgaaaccaaaggaggtagacctaataattttcccaattaagggaagaccaatactttcatgtacaggtgagagctgtttggtttatttgtacctgctgttgataggcttcgcatactttcagaacaaaagtactgtataaaacctggaagaaacactgccttcgctaagaagtgtctctgaatgaatactaaagatggaaaaaacctgctaaaactaaaattttagctaaagcagctagaaatactcttttttcttaagagttggcatgtcctattgctaaccttttgtatattaaaaaaacccaaacacacacacacaaaaataaatcctctccagtctcttcATAGAAGatttacaagaggaggaggaggaggaggaggagtggataatcatattatcgcacactgctatgaagctaccagagtctgaactgcatcactcatttatcccatgagtgcaaaagacacaaaggacactTAAAGCAGCTAAGCTACAGACGCCTCTGAAATtcgtttcctgtatttcactacacgggttgagaaaacacaaggttacattttctaactttgcagaaattattttatcattcaaatacatatttgaaattacactctcaaatgacaggaggacaaatttcagatgattgctattttctgttttccctcaagaaggaagcaatcatCTGCCTTGGTGACAGCTATGCGTGTGAAGCACCTAATATATACCAGAGTATGAGTATATCAGATCATGAGTAATacaagtttcaaaaagcaaaaaaaaatatctaaaaagtaaatgaaaacacccacctgtaTCAGATGTATTCACACCAGAGGTCTCAGGagattccttaaaagaacattaaaggaattttaagaccTGGTAGCATAAGCTATATTAACCAGTCTGTtgtattcagcactggtgaggccccaccttgaatactgtgctcagttttgggcccctcactacaagaaaaacatgggggtgctggagagagtgcagaggagggtgacgaagctggcgaggggtctggagcacaagtctgatgaggagcggctgagggaactggggctgtttagcctggagaaaaggaggctgaggggagaccttatcgctctctacaaccctgaaaggaggctgttgcatggagtgtgttggtctcttctcccaggtaacaagtgataggacaagaggaaatggcctcaagttgtcccaggggaggtttaggttggatattaggaaaaaattcttcacagaaagggttgtcaggctgcccagggaagtggtggagtcaccattcccggaagcattcaaaagatgtgtagatgaacttcttaaggacatggtttagtgacagagttaggttaatggttggacacaatgatctcgagggccttttccaaccaaaatgattctatgattctgtgtacCTAGCAAGTAAAGACACATGTTTCCTAAAATAATGCAACTACATGCGGGGAACtacaaaacaattgtttaataaggtatctaaaaatttgaagagctgcagtggaactgcagcaaaatactttaagacctcatttttattttttatttttttttcagaagttcttacttaaggagaacaaaatgattcaatttagcaatgagcaggcctttaaaaatctgtaggtatagtacaggatcacctgttcatgattattttctcaacttttgagtacataaatacttttcCTAAAGAGGGTTTGTAACAGTAGACGGAATGGGGTGCCCATACCTGATGTCCCGTTGAATGTCCATcctcaaaatcactgttatcttgctttgacatttcttagcaagcacaggaggaacaaaataattctatttcaatttgATAAGACACAGACCAATATTATACCCGAACTCATTAATTCATCATTTATATATActcttacttggaaaaatatttaacattgacattttgcaaatggagaacttacataggactgatacaaagagcagataagtgacagaacaaaGTTATAGTCAAATACAGCATGACTGAATGCATGTGactcaaataataaaaatagtacatgtgctAAGCAGCTATGTTTAACCTACTCAAGACTGTCACTAAAAAAAGGGTTCACTGCTGGATGCTTACTTTACGACTTGTAGCACAGATTGTAACCAGtcattttttgtagttttcagacCCTTCggcatatattttctaaaagctggAGGCAAAGGCCTGGACCACCTGAATCTTTTTATATCAGACCCTTCCCAGCTCAACGTTTTAATTATACACTGATTCAAAGTATACCTGAAGCCTGTGTGGAAAACCTTTTTGGTAGGATTATAGAGAGACTGAGacactagattgtgttttgtcctcagatgttcagctaagggtttcttagatgaatgtcatgaaataagcaacaccaaagcaaaaaaaaaaagactgcaaagcctTAAGAATATAAAGTCcaacatatctgtgctgtactaCACATCAGCTTCCCCCCCCAatcatttattccagtaaaaacttgtattttattggaacatacaggaccttttcagaacaatgagaaagtcttcatatggcatacatcaccctaagtagtatcagaattacacttagctgtgcagtcttgatttgactttcatcgtgatacttggtctctaatgaaccttttcctgcaggcagcctgattcattcagtatacagaataatctgctaaatttgatagttcatcatgcaacttaatgagattctttgaacactcattttttgatatgcctgcttatctaattatttcaaaaagttagcaacttccaaatctctccaccTGAACATCCATGTAACTTCAGGCTGGAATTTTCAGATTCAATTAACATCTGGCgaaactgacatatacaacaacaagctattattttaaacaacttgtgatgacagcaatatcaattataatgtatttactgaagcttttaattatgaacattattggttttgtgtggttccccccacaaaaaacagtgagtatcctagagagtt
This genomic interval from Columba livia isolate bColLiv1 breed racing homer chromosome W unlocalized genomic scaffold, bColLiv1.pat.W.v2 SUPER_W_unloc_5, whole genome shotgun sequence contains the following:
- the LOC135577526 gene encoding uncharacterized protein LOC135577526, with amino-acid sequence MGCGACARPSQSAAEEPSPCAMSLEESLRRSNARFMATINSILERYNHPFEDDLLISMETLTYSTPDGPKSWEDVSTEDLRKWQEEVVECNRGSERNAEMSKQDNSDFEDGHSTGHQESPETSGVNTSDTGEESDTDTVSVRRKFRDVHLQNLHVRDGKIQEKVKVDVIVQDNVRKIPGWIMRECQGSSKGLHLASPVQELIGTAKSFGGNQAAVCRRKVELSNECSSSRPPQLGFSDVPISTKTITIPRHQTSPELNKTWCDSILEEYQSADEGCSWSNVTLADLYPGMLELLTRLMTKQTRRKESKYMFGQLRHRRHPSGRPKLNVTLVKIRGFRPPKLKRAQPSICSSRHEDIQNQTFGNENRELRDDKRSINNLSGVVPYSYIDTNEIKMDCSDSSLVPRKGPKVSKRTVFPDVITTMGETFLVEDELQTTVSLNPKCKESEKCAYQCPSEYCFITSAASSGSTGLHPVKESKTQKNYFSCGDTSELCSSTCSSYGNSHAFTTVANCSLARASNTLLINPKKITSERQIPFEHKHLFSLMSTKRSPSKMPQKYNDAFEKLYYKLCPQEIQKPLTLTRSLANSQNLEDKGRLVKSNLSHSVRSHTQCDREFDRIYEQLCSGGVPKLPGFQRASNLKKYGGVQMSETVNALVNSPVQTLSASPRVKRLGNFQNDPLCSPVKRLRGIPERYLSSTKCEQIAHRRNAELQTDGMRFLNPYIVSNPSIFDSHNCQSQGSGFHAASDKTFLGVPGTSLQESGIAGTNSGWPSAVKNYSSPRNAQYCCKRVSRKLSYTVGKDDKSQQSLG